A window of Metabacillus sp. B2-18 contains these coding sequences:
- a CDS encoding YaiI/YqxD family protein — translation MKIYVDADACPVKDIIISEARNLEIPVILVTSFSHFSNAEQPTGVETIYVDSGADAADYRIMKLVEKGDIIVTQDYGLASLGLAKGIIVLHHTGFSYTNENIDQLLQTRYLSAMARKSGKRTKGPKPFTAEDGEQFRNLFKQVISS, via the coding sequence ATGAAAATTTATGTGGATGCAGATGCTTGTCCGGTGAAAGATATTATTATTTCTGAAGCAAGAAATTTAGAAATCCCGGTTATCCTTGTTACAAGCTTTTCTCATTTTTCTAATGCAGAACAGCCAACAGGAGTGGAAACCATTTATGTTGATTCTGGAGCAGATGCTGCAGATTATCGGATTATGAAGTTGGTAGAAAAAGGAGATATTATTGTGACGCAAGATTATGGTCTTGCCTCGCTAGGTTTAGCAAAAGGAATTATCGTCCTCCACCATACAGGATTCAGTTATACAAATGAAAATATTGACCAGTTATTGCAAACACGTTATTTAAGTGCAATGGCTCGAAAAAGCGGAAAGCGAACAAAGGGACCAAAGCCATTTACAGCAGAAGACGGGGAGCAATTTAGGAATCTTTTTAAACAGGTTATTTCTAGTTAA
- a CDS encoding DoxX family protein: MIDIGLLIIRVVIGFLFIGHGAQKLFGWFGGYGLKGTGGWFESIGMKPGMTMALFAGLAELFGGILFALGLLTPLAGIIIAGTMLMAIVKVHGQNGLWATSNGYEYNLSLLVVAIGIALIGAGRYSLDYFLF, translated from the coding sequence TTGATAGATATAGGTTTGTTAATTATTAGGGTAGTTATAGGTTTCTTATTTATTGGTCATGGTGCGCAAAAGCTATTTGGATGGTTTGGTGGTTATGGATTAAAGGGTACTGGTGGTTGGTTTGAATCTATCGGAATGAAGCCAGGGATGACAATGGCCCTTTTTGCAGGGTTAGCAGAACTCTTCGGAGGAATTTTATTTGCATTAGGACTTTTAACACCACTTGCAGGAATTATCATTGCGGGAACTATGTTAATGGCTATTGTAAAAGTACATGGTCAAAATGGTTTATGGGCAACATCAAATGGATATGAATATAATCTTTCCTTACTAGTTGTCGCTATCGGAATAGCTTTAATCGGTGCTGGCCGTTATAGTCTTGATTATTTTTTATTCTAA
- a CDS encoding sigma-70 family RNA polymerase sigma factor: MKSSSTNFISRLKKQKEDALEYIVDAYMPLVKTIATKILHNMKQTDVDECINDVFLTVWQNAHQFQGDTQDFKKWIGMITKYRAIDQYRQTKNQVAHEQEDAPLEQKASAIQTDIFVLKREEKNALLFAISQLKEIDRDIFIMKYYLELTNSEIADNLGLSKAAVDNRLYRGKKILATNTTLKELFVCV, from the coding sequence ATGAAAAGTTCATCGACAAACTTTATCAGTAGATTAAAAAAACAAAAGGAAGATGCACTCGAGTATATCGTTGATGCATATATGCCTCTTGTTAAAACTATTGCCACAAAAATTTTACACAATATGAAGCAAACAGATGTTGATGAGTGTATCAATGATGTTTTTCTAACTGTTTGGCAAAATGCTCATCAGTTTCAAGGTGATACACAAGATTTCAAAAAATGGATTGGCATGATTACGAAGTACAGAGCAATCGACCAATACCGTCAAACTAAAAATCAAGTCGCACATGAACAAGAGGACGCACCACTAGAACAGAAAGCAAGTGCTATACAAACAGATATATTTGTCTTGAAACGAGAAGAAAAAAACGCGTTGTTATTTGCGATTAGTCAATTGAAAGAAATTGACCGGGATATTTTTATAATGAAATATTATTTGGAGCTTACAAATAGTGAAATTGCTGACAATCTAGGTTTATCGAAAGCTGCGGTCGATAATCGGTTGTATCGAGGTAAGAAAATCTTAGCCACAAATACCACGTTAAAGGAGCTATTTGTATGTGTATGA
- a CDS encoding MarR family winged helix-turn-helix transcriptional regulator, translated as MERKCSNHPFLLLMQTARLFQEQIRDDISQKNLSITEFSVLEVLFHKGKQTIQQIAKSILIASSSMTYVIDKLEQKDLIKRNACPEDRRVVHITLTKKGLELMDIIMPEHEELVDKVFESLNPNEVEDLSFLLRKVRQRLEK; from the coding sequence ATGGAAAGAAAATGTTCGAATCATCCGTTTTTATTGCTAATGCAAACAGCAAGATTATTTCAAGAACAAATAAGGGATGACATTTCTCAAAAAAACTTGAGTATTACTGAATTTTCAGTTTTAGAAGTCCTTTTTCACAAAGGTAAACAAACGATACAGCAAATTGCTAAAAGTATTCTAATAGCTAGTAGTTCGATGACATATGTTATAGATAAATTAGAACAAAAGGATTTGATTAAAAGGAATGCCTGTCCTGAAGATAGGAGAGTAGTACACATTACATTAACCAAAAAAGGATTAGAATTAATGGATATTATTATGCCAGAACATGAAGAACTCGTTGATAAGGTATTTGAGTCTCTGAACCCTAACGAGGTCGAGGATTTGTCCTTTCTTTTGAGGAAAGTAAGACAAAGGTTAGAAAAATAG
- a CDS encoding DUF4179 domain-containing protein: protein MCMKEWIDMDIDQLDLVDVTEVEKARVKQHVLKKRKKVPIWRNIGVAAVIILVTSTATGFAFPSLASQIPFMDNVISYFNGEEQHYKNFETFSTDIGLAQTSNGITVMIDNAVYDGTNITVSYAIETEHPFGENLDTLAPHWFDVKDSIASGGTGTITKINNTHYVGIATLTPHFKDDVYPETVQVTWEPATFTNHEGLEIKGDWSFAFSLERLEGNLELVNMTVQDEDVSFTLQSVEFTPVSTVISYEQVVTDELLELWPSVTPVFRVSDDLGHVYINETGGGGMSPDKGKTFKGTTEFGTIQEGARKLIIQPIEIVSNNYGEGHKEIELDPIVIDL from the coding sequence ATGTGTATGAAAGAATGGATAGATATGGATATCGATCAACTTGATTTAGTAGACGTAACAGAGGTCGAAAAAGCACGCGTGAAACAACATGTACTCAAAAAACGAAAAAAAGTACCTATCTGGCGTAATATTGGTGTCGCTGCTGTTATCATTCTTGTAACAAGTACGGCAACGGGTTTTGCATTCCCGTCTCTTGCATCACAAATTCCGTTTATGGATAATGTCATTAGTTATTTTAATGGCGAAGAGCAACACTATAAAAATTTTGAGACCTTCTCTACTGATATTGGTCTTGCACAGACGAGTAATGGTATTACGGTCATGATTGATAATGCCGTATATGATGGGACGAATATTACGGTATCCTATGCAATTGAAACCGAGCATCCATTTGGTGAAAATCTAGATACACTCGCACCTCACTGGTTTGATGTAAAGGACTCAATAGCAAGTGGTGGTACGGGTACAATTACAAAGATTAACAATACACATTATGTTGGAATTGCGACACTTACACCTCACTTCAAAGATGATGTATATCCAGAAACGGTACAGGTAACTTGGGAGCCTGCAACTTTTACCAATCATGAAGGATTAGAAATAAAAGGTGATTGGTCCTTTGCCTTTTCATTAGAACGTTTAGAAGGAAATCTAGAACTTGTGAATATGACGGTTCAGGACGAAGACGTGTCATTTACACTCCAATCTGTTGAATTTACGCCAGTATCAACTGTTATTTCATATGAACAAGTGGTAACAGATGAACTACTTGAATTGTGGCCAAGTGTGACACCCGTATTCAGAGTTTCAGACGATCTTGGACATGTGTATATAAATGAAACTGGTGGTGGAGGTATGTCACCCGATAAAGGTAAAACATTTAAGGGAACAACTGAATTTGGTACCATCCAAGAAGGTGCGAGAAAGTTAATAATTCAACCCATTGAAATTGTAAGTAATAATTATGGAGAAGGTCATAAAGAAATTGAACTTGATCCTATTGTTATTGACTTATAA
- a CDS encoding nitroreductase family protein, producing the protein MDFIQLVKERRSANNFLPDHSIKKEELNEIFELVKLAPSAFNLQHTKYVTVIDPVVKEKIRAAANGQYKVSSSSAVIIVLGDKKAFQQASEIYAGLKMLGIINKQEYDQMVNDTVTFYESRGQDFQRDEAIRNASLSAMLFMMAAKEKGWDTCPMIGFDSDAIKNILNIDDQDEIVLMMALGKEKVESTRARGYRKPISEFVTYL; encoded by the coding sequence ATGGATTTTATACAATTAGTAAAAGAGAGACGATCAGCAAATAACTTTCTTCCTGATCATTCGATAAAAAAAGAAGAACTAAATGAAATATTTGAATTAGTCAAACTTGCTCCATCAGCTTTTAATCTACAACATACAAAATATGTAACTGTAATAGATCCAGTTGTGAAAGAGAAAATAAGGGCGGCTGCTAATGGACAATATAAAGTATCAAGTTCTTCTGCGGTTATTATTGTTCTCGGTGATAAAAAAGCATTTCAACAAGCATCGGAAATTTATGCTGGGTTAAAAATGCTAGGAATTATAAATAAACAAGAATATGACCAAATGGTCAATGATACAGTTACATTTTATGAATCTAGAGGTCAAGATTTTCAGAGAGATGAAGCAATTAGAAATGCCTCCTTATCAGCAATGCTATTTATGATGGCAGCAAAGGAAAAAGGATGGGATACATGTCCTATGATTGGTTTTGACTCTGACGCAATCAAGAATATATTAAATATAGATGATCAAGACGAAATCGTTTTAATGATGGCATTAGGAAAAGAAAAGGTAGAGAGTACAAGAGCACGAGGTTATCGTAAACCAATAAGTGAATTTGTTACCTATCTATAA
- a CDS encoding FMN-binding negative transcriptional regulator — MYIPKYFKITDEKIALNIIKEHSFATLFSQHNGIPFATHLPLILNKENSYLYGHFARPNPQWKDIENQTVLAIFHGPHCYISPSWYETNKAVPTWNYVTVHVYGEVELLEDENELIDSLHDMVLKYETPESSYRLQDVPAEFLAGMNKGVQGFKIKINKIEGKVKLSQNHSLQRQELVINQLEQNFNADEQQIALLMKANIKSNGY; from the coding sequence ATGTATATTCCAAAATATTTTAAGATCACAGATGAAAAGATAGCTCTCAACATTATAAAAGAACATAGTTTTGCGACTCTTTTTTCGCAACACAATGGAATTCCATTTGCAACTCATTTACCGTTAATTTTGAACAAGGAGAATTCATACTTATATGGACATTTTGCTCGTCCAAATCCTCAGTGGAAAGATATTGAAAATCAAACTGTTCTAGCTATCTTCCATGGTCCTCATTGTTATATCTCCCCATCTTGGTATGAGACGAATAAGGCAGTACCAACATGGAATTACGTGACAGTTCATGTATATGGGGAAGTCGAACTTTTAGAGGATGAAAATGAGTTAATAGATTCCTTACATGACATGGTATTAAAATATGAAACTCCTGAAAGTTCATATAGATTACAGGATGTACCTGCTGAGTTTCTTGCTGGTATGAACAAAGGAGTTCAAGGTTTTAAAATAAAGATCAATAAAATAGAAGGAAAAGTTAAATTAAGTCAAAATCATTCTTTACAGAGACAAGAGTTAGTTATCAATCAACTTGAACAAAATTTCAATGCAGATGAGCAACAGATCGCCTTATTAATGAAAGCAAACATAAAAAGTAATGGTTATTAA
- a CDS encoding GNAT family N-acetyltransferase, with the protein MKVILEKATANNAKEIFDIQVEAFMPLLDKYKDYETNPANESVEKVVSRINRSDGGFYKILADNKLVGAICIFTNEETQFWISPMFILPTYQGKGIAQKAIKLIEDMFPHATSWELATLLEEERNCYLYEKIGYKKTGITKKLNDKATLTFYKKI; encoded by the coding sequence ATGAAAGTTATATTAGAAAAAGCTACTGCCAATAACGCCAAAGAAATTTTTGATATTCAAGTTGAGGCCTTTATGCCATTGTTGGATAAGTATAAAGATTATGAAACTAATCCAGCAAATGAAAGTGTTGAAAAAGTAGTATCAAGAATTAATAGATCTGACGGTGGTTTTTATAAGATATTAGCTGATAATAAACTTGTAGGCGCTATTTGCATTTTTACCAATGAGGAGACACAGTTTTGGATTAGCCCAATGTTCATTCTACCTACTTATCAAGGAAAAGGAATTGCACAGAAGGCAATTAAACTAATTGAAGACATGTTCCCCCATGCAACTTCTTGGGAATTAGCCACATTATTAGAGGAAGAAAGAAATTGTTATTTGTATGAAAAAATTGGTTATAAAAAAACAGGAATAACCAAGAAGTTAAACGATAAAGCAACCCTTACTTTTTATAAAAAGATTTAG
- a CDS encoding MarR family winged helix-turn-helix transcriptional regulator, whose protein sequence is MKEILREIGMIARALDSISNIEFKEFDLTKGQYLYLIRIYENPGIIQEKLAELIKVDRTTAARAIKKLEINGFIEKKDDEHNQKIKRLFPTEKGKNVYPFIKRENEHSNNVALEGFSEIEVETILNLLQRVRRNVEVDWEYVKKGNKRNY, encoded by the coding sequence ATGAAGGAAATTCTTCGAGAAATTGGAATGATAGCAAGGGCTTTAGATTCCATAAGCAATATTGAATTTAAAGAATTTGACCTTACAAAAGGGCAGTATTTGTACCTAATCCGAATATACGAAAATCCGGGAATTATACAAGAAAAGTTAGCTGAGTTGATAAAAGTAGATCGAACGACAGCAGCTCGAGCTATAAAAAAGCTTGAAATAAATGGTTTTATTGAAAAGAAAGATGATGAACATAACCAAAAAATTAAAAGGCTTTTTCCAACAGAGAAAGGAAAAAATGTTTATCCATTCATAAAAAGAGAAAATGAACATTCCAATAATGTTGCATTAGAGGGATTTTCTGAAATTGAAGTGGAGACCATACTTAATCTTTTACAAAGAGTAAGGAGAAATGTAGAAGTCGATTGGGAGTACGTTAAGAAAGGAAACAAGAGAAATTATTAA
- a CDS encoding HXXEE domain-containing protein, with the protein MFSLEVHNAIWLFLVIFMLHDFEEIISVESWSRKTSSLIESNNNRLKKLIWSFWNINSHSFAKRDVVIFLVASTIVFIKVQFIESGWTAILFMIFLCFVILHNLVHLIQTLILKTYTPGLYTAIGLVTPYTIYLFYRLV; encoded by the coding sequence ATGTTCTCATTAGAAGTTCATAATGCAATTTGGCTTTTTTTAGTCATATTTATGTTACATGATTTTGAAGAAATAATCAGTGTTGAAAGTTGGTCTAGGAAAACTTCGAGTCTAATTGAAAGTAATAATAATCGCCTAAAGAAGTTAATTTGGAGCTTCTGGAATATTAATTCACATTCTTTTGCTAAGAGAGATGTGGTAATATTTTTAGTTGCCTCAACTATCGTATTCATTAAGGTACAATTCATTGAAAGTGGATGGACAGCAATCTTATTTATGATTTTTTTGTGTTTTGTAATATTACATAACCTTGTTCATCTCATACAGACCCTTATTTTGAAAACTTATACCCCAGGTCTCTACACGGCAATCGGACTTGTTACACCGTATACAATTTATTTATTTTACAGATTAGTATAG
- a CDS encoding NAD(P)-dependent alcohol dehydrogenase, producing MKAIVCTKYGTPDVFKLQEIDTPIPKNHEVRIKIHAASVGPADCTFRKGSPIVKLVYGLKRPKNSILGAELSGEIEAIGKGVLKYKVGDQVFGLSARTLGAQAEYKCLHEDTPLAIKSSNMTYEEAVAICDGAPTALTFLRDKAKLQHGQHVLINGASGAVGIYAVQIAKYLGAEVTGVCSTTNIEMVKSHGADKVVDYTKEDFTKNGQTYDVIFDVVGKRSFSQCKGSLSKRGTYLSTVLSLSILFDMLKTTMFGKKKAIFVTAGLMQNQANLNYLKDLYEVGKIKAVIDRRYSLEEVAEAHRYVEKGHKKGNVIITLT from the coding sequence ATGAAAGCAATCGTATGCACCAAATATGGAACACCAGATGTTTTTAAACTTCAAGAGATCGATACGCCAATCCCGAAAAATCATGAAGTCCGGATCAAAATTCACGCGGCTTCAGTTGGACCAGCAGATTGTACCTTTCGAAAAGGTTCCCCCATTGTTAAGCTTGTTTACGGTCTAAAAAGGCCAAAAAATTCAATACTTGGTGCTGAGCTTTCTGGCGAAATTGAAGCTATTGGAAAAGGGGTATTGAAATATAAAGTAGGCGACCAAGTTTTTGGGTTAAGTGCAAGGACGCTTGGTGCTCAAGCCGAATACAAATGTCTGCACGAAGATACTCCTCTGGCGATCAAATCGTCTAATATGACCTATGAAGAAGCTGTTGCCATCTGTGATGGTGCACCTACCGCACTGACGTTCCTTCGTGATAAAGCAAAGTTACAGCACGGACAACATGTTTTGATTAATGGTGCATCTGGAGCAGTAGGGATATATGCGGTACAAATAGCTAAATACTTGGGTGCAGAAGTTACTGGAGTATGCAGTACAACAAATATAGAGATGGTAAAGTCGCATGGAGCAGATAAGGTAGTTGACTACACCAAGGAGGATTTTACGAAGAACGGTCAAACATATGATGTTATTTTTGATGTAGTGGGTAAACGTTCCTTTTCACAATGTAAAGGCTCTCTCTCGAAAAGAGGAACATACCTTTCCACTGTACTTTCATTATCCATTCTATTTGACATGTTAAAGACAACGATGTTTGGGAAAAAGAAAGCAATTTTTGTAACCGCGGGACTTATGCAGAACCAAGCAAATCTGAATTATCTTAAAGACCTTTATGAGGTAGGAAAGATTAAAGCAGTCATCGATCGACGATATTCATTGGAAGAAGTTGCCGAGGCTCACCGATATGTAGAAAAGGGACACAAAAAGGGAAATGTCATCATAACTTTGACGTAA
- a CDS encoding MFS transporter: MKEKLVSWKYPSILLIGIGVSNFGEWIYFISLNLIVFDLTGSPLAVSGLYIIKPLATLLTNFWAGSIIDRLNKRKLMVFLDIFRALFIALLPFMLSIAQIYLVVFIINMASSMFGPTSMTYITKLVPQKQRKQFNSLHSLVTSGAFLIGPAIAGLLFFIGTSIFAIYTNAIALFISGMITLLMPDIEKQTAISLSNNKLSIKMIKRDWYAVVEFSRGSSYIMMIYFLFSCVMVIMASAIDSLEAAFAKEVLFLSDSEYGFLVTIAGAGIVVGALINSLTAKKLKTSILIGLGSVLVSTGYMIYAISSSFIIAALGFFILAFFIACANTGFLTFYQNNIPVDVMGRIGSAYSLIQAILIIIITSIMGVAAQITSIQVVVFLGVLVMLVLSITLCTFSLLPSKKQFYEADAESNRSISL, from the coding sequence TTGAAGGAAAAACTTGTGTCTTGGAAATATCCCTCAATCCTATTAATTGGAATTGGGGTCTCGAATTTTGGTGAATGGATCTATTTCATATCACTTAATTTGATCGTTTTTGATTTGACTGGTTCACCCCTTGCGGTATCAGGACTTTATATCATCAAACCACTGGCTACTTTATTAACGAATTTTTGGGCTGGTAGTATTATTGACCGATTAAACAAAAGAAAACTAATGGTTTTTCTTGATATATTCCGAGCTTTATTTATAGCTTTATTACCATTTATGTTATCCATTGCACAAATTTATTTAGTAGTATTTATTATAAACATGGCGAGTTCTATGTTTGGTCCAACTTCAATGACATATATTACAAAGTTAGTTCCTCAAAAACAAAGAAAACAATTTAATTCCCTTCATAGTCTAGTTACTTCTGGAGCATTTTTAATAGGGCCAGCCATTGCAGGGTTATTGTTCTTTATTGGAACTTCAATTTTTGCAATCTATACAAATGCAATTGCGTTATTTATTTCAGGTATGATTACATTACTAATGCCTGATATAGAAAAACAAACAGCTATATCATTAAGTAATAATAAGCTATCAATAAAAATGATTAAAAGGGATTGGTATGCTGTAGTTGAATTTAGTCGCGGATCTAGTTACATTATGATGATTTATTTTTTGTTTAGTTGTGTAATGGTCATTATGGCAAGTGCTATAGATTCTCTTGAAGCAGCTTTTGCCAAAGAGGTTTTATTTTTGTCAGACAGTGAGTATGGATTTTTAGTAACCATTGCTGGGGCAGGTATTGTAGTTGGAGCATTAATTAACTCTTTAACAGCTAAAAAACTAAAAACCTCAATTTTGATTGGTTTAGGATCAGTACTAGTATCAACTGGATATATGATTTATGCTATTTCAAGTTCATTTATCATTGCAGCACTTGGGTTTTTTATCCTAGCTTTCTTCATCGCTTGTGCTAATACAGGCTTTCTAACATTTTATCAGAACAATATACCAGTTGATGTTATGGGACGTATTGGAAGTGCTTATAGCTTAATTCAAGCGATTTTAATTATAATTATAACTAGCATTATGGGAGTTGCAGCTCAGATTACTTCAATTCAGGTAGTTGTTTTCTTGGGTGTTTTAGTAATGTTGGTATTATCCATTACTTTGTGTACCTTTAGCTTATTACCTTCAAAAAAACAATTTTATGAAGCTGATGCTGAATCTAACAGAAGTATTAGTCTTTAA
- a CDS encoding GNAT family N-acetyltransferase — MTINIKICTLENLRTLQEVSYETFNDTFRHQNTPQNMNTYLEKAFNLKQLEKELSNISSQFFFIYFNNDVAGYLKINTNDAQSEEMGEHSLEIERIYIKNKFQKHGLGKHLLNKALEIAVELNRQKIWLGVWEKNENAIAFYKKMGFVETGAHSFFMGDEEQTDMIMTKILK; from the coding sequence ATGACTATAAATATTAAAATATGCACGCTTGAAAATCTAAGAACACTTCAAGAAGTTAGTTATGAAACATTTAATGATACATTTAGGCATCAGAATACACCTCAAAATATGAATACTTATTTGGAAAAGGCATTTAACTTAAAACAACTAGAAAAAGAGTTATCCAATATTTCTTCGCAGTTCTTCTTTATTTATTTTAATAATGATGTCGCTGGATATTTAAAAATCAACACAAATGATGCTCAATCCGAAGAAATGGGGGAACATTCACTAGAAATAGAAAGAATTTATATAAAGAACAAATTTCAGAAACATGGGCTTGGTAAACATCTGCTAAATAAAGCTCTTGAAATTGCAGTGGAGCTAAATAGACAGAAAATCTGGCTAGGTGTATGGGAAAAAAATGAAAATGCTATTGCTTTTTATAAGAAAATGGGATTTGTTGAAACAGGAGCCCACTCTTTTTTTATGGGTGATGAAGAGCAAACGGACATGATAATGACAAAAATACTCAAATAA
- a CDS encoding DUF4386 domain-containing protein — MNSNKKAAKIVGVLFILAAVSAVLGLNLYAPILNDSDYLTKGFEHSNQIILGALMELILVVSAIGTATTLFPLLRKYNETIALWHVCFRFLEAIIITIGLISVLSLLTLSQEFVATESLDSRSYHSSGIILKAIHDWTFMLGPLFMLGINTMMYSYIFYKTKLVPRFISILGMTGATCVFVCSLFVMFGVFPQISFWGAILAVPVAANEMILAVWLLIKGFDETAVASISEKRKFTKHEFTSM, encoded by the coding sequence ATGAATTCAAACAAAAAAGCTGCAAAAATTGTAGGTGTATTGTTTATACTAGCTGCTGTTTCGGCTGTGCTAGGTCTAAATTTATACGCCCCTATCTTAAATGATTCAGATTACCTAACAAAAGGTTTTGAACACTCAAACCAGATAATATTAGGGGCGCTTATGGAGTTAATTCTTGTAGTTTCGGCTATAGGAACAGCTACTACCTTGTTTCCATTGTTAAGAAAGTATAATGAAACAATTGCACTATGGCACGTTTGTTTTAGATTTCTTGAAGCGATTATTATTACGATTGGTTTAATCAGTGTATTGTCCCTTTTAACCTTAAGCCAAGAATTTGTAGCAACAGAATCCCTAGATTCCAGATCTTATCATTCTTCAGGAATCATCCTAAAAGCAATACATGACTGGACATTTATGCTTGGTCCACTTTTTATGCTAGGTATAAACACGATGATGTATAGTTATATATTTTATAAAACAAAACTTGTACCGAGATTCATATCAATTCTTGGAATGACAGGGGCAACTTGTGTTTTTGTTTGTTCTTTGTTCGTCATGTTCGGCGTATTTCCTCAAATATCTTTTTGGGGTGCTATTTTAGCTGTGCCAGTAGCAGCTAATGAAATGATTTTAGCAGTTTGGCTCCTCATTAAGGGATTTGATGAAACAGCGGTTGCTTCTATCTCTGAAAAGAGGAAATTTACTAAACATGAGTTTACTTCAATGTAA
- a CDS encoding alpha/beta fold hydrolase: MSKEMFVQVSDCKLYAKLLSETTGKPTIIMDAGYGDFSKAWDSVIGDISKLSSVLIYDRAGLGKSERSLNPRTSRDMVKELKQLLVKAKIEPPYILVGHSFGGVNNMRIFATEYQNDVCGLVLIDSTPEDYRKRFLPMMSKEFQRAYNKQFIYEGNYDEFMESLEHLKDTKIKLNVPVIVLSAGKKDHYSNESQELWNEMQREILEISADGELVIAKNSTHYIQNVEPEEVVSAIKKLIDKMS; this comes from the coding sequence ATGAGTAAAGAGATGTTTGTGCAAGTAAGTGATTGTAAACTATATGCTAAATTATTGAGTGAAACTACCGGAAAACCAACTATTATTATGGACGCAGGATATGGAGATTTCTCAAAGGCTTGGGATTCTGTAATTGGGGATATTTCAAAACTTAGTAGTGTGTTAATTTATGATAGAGCTGGACTCGGGAAAAGCGAAAGAAGTTTGAATCCAAGAACCAGCCGTGATATGGTAAAAGAATTGAAACAGCTTCTTGTAAAAGCTAAGATAGAACCTCCATACATTTTAGTAGGTCATTCGTTCGGTGGAGTTAATAATATGCGAATATTTGCAACTGAATATCAAAATGATGTTTGCGGGCTTGTCCTGATTGACTCTACACCTGAAGACTATAGAAAAAGATTTCTCCCAATGATGTCAAAAGAGTTTCAAAGAGCATACAACAAACAATTCATTTATGAAGGCAACTATGATGAATTTATGGAAAGTCTAGAACACTTAAAAGATACTAAAATAAAATTAAATGTCCCAGTAATTGTTCTTTCAGCTGGTAAGAAAGATCATTACTCAAACGAATCACAAGAGCTATGGAATGAAATGCAGAGAGAAATTCTTGAAATATCTGCTGATGGAGAATTGGTAATAGCTAAAAACAGTACTCATTATATTCAAAATGTCGAACCTGAAGAGGTAGTAAGTGCGATAAAAAAGCTAATTGACAAGATGAGTTAG
- a CDS encoding kinase, whose translation MEDKITTLLKNIPKVEKGKKVVLGIDGLSRSGKTTIVRNIEQHIQEKGIFSCVLHIDDYIVERERRYSTGNEEWYEYYNLQWDVEWLKENLFKRLKESNELKLLTYDYNSDSQNLYSVMIPDTCLIIIEGVFLQRKEWRNYFDFMIFLNCVREERFKRESVDTQNNIEKFEKRYWKAEDYYMKTVSPIEQADLVIQN comes from the coding sequence TTGGAAGATAAAATAACAACATTATTGAAAAACATTCCAAAAGTTGAAAAAGGTAAAAAGGTTGTACTCGGAATAGATGGATTAAGTCGCTCAGGTAAAACAACAATAGTAAGAAACATCGAACAGCATATTCAAGAAAAAGGTATTTTTTCTTGTGTTTTACATATAGACGATTACATTGTAGAGAGAGAAAGACGTTATAGCACTGGTAATGAAGAGTGGTATGAGTATTACAATTTGCAATGGGATGTAGAATGGCTAAAAGAGAATTTATTCAAAAGACTTAAAGAATCTAATGAATTAAAATTATTAACATATGACTATAATTCAGATTCACAAAATTTATATTCGGTCATGATACCAGATACTTGTCTAATTATTATCGAAGGAGTGTTTTTACAAAGAAAAGAGTGGAGAAATTACTTCGATTTTATGATTTTTCTGAATTGTGTACGAGAAGAGAGATTCAAACGTGAAAGTGTTGATACACAAAATAACATTGAGAAGTTTGAAAAAAGATACTGGAAAGCAGAAGATTATTATATGAAAACAGTTTCGCCAATAGAACAAGCCGATTTAGTTATACAGAATTAA